One genomic region from Streptomyces sp. NBC_01304 encodes:
- a CDS encoding RDD family protein, protein MTFGPSSNPYGPHSPQSRRGYSQQAPQYGYPHQPYWAHPSAGIPGAPGPVLPPLAHWGQRVGAYLLDIVIIAGPMYAVGGIGIAVSDDPDGEVVGILFLIGFLYTLGMAIFQLRQEGKTGQTIGKKVLGISLRREFDGSTLGFGMAFVRKLAHFLDGLPCYLGWFWPLWDSKRQTFADKVCNTVVIKVGKG, encoded by the coding sequence ATGACCTTTGGTCCCTCCAGTAACCCCTATGGTCCGCATTCTCCGCAAAGTCGCCGCGGCTATTCGCAGCAGGCGCCGCAGTACGGCTACCCGCATCAGCCGTACTGGGCGCATCCGTCAGCCGGAATACCCGGGGCGCCGGGGCCGGTGCTGCCGCCACTTGCCCATTGGGGGCAGCGCGTCGGGGCGTACCTGCTGGACATCGTGATCATCGCGGGACCGATGTATGCAGTCGGTGGCATCGGGATCGCGGTCAGCGATGACCCGGATGGTGAAGTCGTAGGAATTCTCTTCCTGATCGGGTTCCTCTACACCCTTGGAATGGCCATCTTCCAGCTCCGCCAAGAAGGAAAGACCGGCCAGACGATCGGGAAGAAGGTGCTCGGCATCAGCCTGCGCCGGGAGTTCGACGGCAGCACTCTCGGCTTCGGGATGGCCTTCGTGCGCAAGCTCGCCCACTTTCTGGACGGTCTCCCGTGCTACCTCGGCTGGTTCTGGCCTCTGTGGGACAGCAAGAGGCAGACCTTCGCCGACAAGGTGTGCAACACGGTCGTCATCAAGGTCGGCAAAGGCTGA
- a CDS encoding N-6 DNA methylase, whose product MSTYREIVKLLAANTGAKRMSEVFDNFVEMAALALRNAVDVRRSEVWEAREEQYLQIAGSYSRTELGRFARALALVTGEMERDPCDVLGRLYMELELGNERLGQYYTPYEIARLMAELQIDSVVEQVQQDGFAHVYEPTCGAGAFIIALSEAMLDHGLNPQTQLHVTAEDIAPQAMHMIYVHLTLLHIPAVVRRRDVITLETFDAWPTPAHVLGNWSHQLRVARAVDGSRRMVIAPPQETAGQPAAALEVQR is encoded by the coding sequence ATGAGCACCTACCGCGAGATCGTGAAGTTGCTGGCGGCGAACACCGGCGCGAAGCGGATGAGCGAAGTCTTCGACAACTTCGTCGAGATGGCGGCGCTGGCTCTGCGCAATGCCGTGGACGTCCGCAGGAGCGAGGTCTGGGAAGCACGCGAAGAGCAGTACCTCCAGATCGCCGGCAGCTATAGCCGAACAGAGCTGGGCCGCTTCGCGCGCGCCCTGGCGCTGGTGACCGGGGAGATGGAGCGCGATCCGTGCGACGTACTGGGCCGTCTTTACATGGAGTTGGAGCTCGGCAACGAGCGGCTCGGCCAGTACTACACGCCCTACGAGATCGCCCGGCTGATGGCCGAGCTGCAGATCGACTCGGTCGTCGAGCAGGTACAGCAGGACGGCTTCGCCCATGTGTACGAGCCCACCTGCGGCGCGGGCGCGTTCATCATCGCCTTGTCGGAGGCGATGCTCGATCACGGCCTGAATCCGCAGACGCAGCTGCACGTGACGGCAGAGGACATAGCACCGCAGGCCATGCACATGATCTATGTCCATCTGACGCTGCTGCACATTCCCGCGGTGGTGCGCCGTCGCGACGTCATCACGCTGGAGACGTTCGACGCGTGGCCCACTCCCGCCCATGTCCTGGGCAACTGGAGTCACCAGCTCAGGGTGGCCCGGGCGGTCGATGGATCACGGCGGATGGTCATCGCCCCGCCTCAGGAGACCGCCGGACAGCCCGCTGCCGCCCTGGAGGTGCAGCGATGA
- a CDS encoding CPBP family intramembrane glutamic endopeptidase — MTTPPITSRLLSIGWCVLVPFAAVAVYLGLGAIAVLLVGEPTVATTVLGMLVVVLVGSMRIQRTRWLAHAPGLRPRPAIPHFGRTVLGCGVLAFLAGQSLALWIYATVGSAGFDASNQTRHAAGALATLLLTLVAAPVGEEALFRGLIYPLLRKRVSIVVSTLVTAVMFGLVHGNSVQFASTLPLAVLLALVYERTRVLWPCVLLHLGFNLAAALVPAQALGALANPVSAACLYLAFAGCALGLYRRVAGGAAPGAVQGGGGESAMR, encoded by the coding sequence TTGACGACTCCACCGATCACCTCGCGGCTGCTCAGCATCGGGTGGTGCGTCCTCGTGCCGTTCGCCGCCGTCGCGGTCTACCTCGGTCTCGGTGCCATCGCAGTCCTCCTCGTCGGGGAGCCGACCGTCGCGACCACCGTCCTGGGCATGCTCGTGGTCGTGTTGGTCGGTTCGATGAGGATCCAGCGGACCCGTTGGCTCGCGCATGCGCCGGGGCTCCGGCCGAGGCCGGCAATCCCGCACTTCGGGAGGACTGTCCTCGGCTGCGGGGTCCTGGCCTTTCTTGCCGGCCAGTCGCTGGCCTTGTGGATCTACGCCACGGTCGGATCCGCCGGTTTCGACGCCTCGAACCAGACCAGGCACGCGGCCGGAGCCCTGGCGACCCTGCTGCTCACCCTGGTCGCGGCCCCCGTGGGGGAGGAGGCCCTGTTCCGAGGGCTGATCTACCCGTTGCTGCGCAAGCGGGTGAGCATCGTCGTCTCCACGCTTGTCACCGCGGTGATGTTCGGCCTGGTGCACGGCAACTCCGTGCAGTTCGCCTCGACCCTGCCGCTGGCAGTGCTCCTGGCCCTGGTCTACGAACGCACGCGCGTGCTGTGGCCCTGCGTGCTCCTGCACCTGGGCTTCAATCTCGCCGCGGCCCTCGTTCCGGCGCAGGCGCTCGGCGCTTTGGCGAACCCCGTCTCCGCGGCGTGCCTGTATCTGGCCTTCGCTGGTTGTGCTTTGGGGCTCTACCGGCGGGTCGCCGGCGGGGCCGCACCTGGCGCAGTCCAGGGTGGGGGAGGCGAGTCCGCGATGCGATGA
- the ltrA gene encoding group II intron reverse transcriptase/maturase — protein sequence MGQLKASGKPFDISQSEVWDAWIKVKGNQGAPGVDGVSIEEFEKDLRGNLYKIWNRMSSGTYFPPPVMAVEIPKVHGAAGTRVLGVPTVADRIAQTVVAAHLGERVEPVFHPDSYGYRPNRSALDAVGSCRRRCWKYDWVIDLDIRKFFDSVRWDLVIKAVEAHTDARWVVLYVRRWLAAELQLPDGSLLARDRGTPQGSSVSPVLANLFMHYAFDTWLVREFPGVAFERYADDAVVHCSTASQARKVLAALHERMAEVGLELHPDKTKIVYCKDSNRRGSFEQVSFTFLGYTFRPRSAQRKDGVVFTAFLPAVSRDALKKMSATVRSWRLHRRINSTEADLARMINPIVRGWMSYYGAFYHTELTPVLDRINTYLLRWIMKKYRRSGTLRKARGAMAQAAARRPRYFAHWIWVKPAVK from the coding sequence ATGGGCCAGCTGAAAGCATCTGGCAAGCCGTTCGACATCTCCCAGTCGGAGGTGTGGGACGCCTGGATCAAGGTGAAGGGCAATCAGGGAGCACCGGGGGTGGACGGGGTGTCCATTGAGGAGTTCGAGAAGGATCTGCGGGGCAACCTCTATAAGATCTGGAACCGGATGTCCTCCGGGACGTACTTCCCACCACCGGTGATGGCGGTGGAGATTCCCAAGGTGCACGGTGCCGCTGGTACGCGTGTGCTCGGGGTCCCCACTGTCGCTGATCGGATCGCGCAGACGGTGGTGGCCGCGCACCTGGGGGAGCGGGTGGAACCTGTGTTCCACCCTGACTCTTACGGCTATCGCCCCAATCGTTCGGCCCTGGACGCGGTTGGATCCTGCCGCAGACGCTGCTGGAAGTACGACTGGGTGATTGATCTGGACATCCGGAAGTTCTTCGACAGCGTGCGGTGGGACCTCGTGATCAAGGCTGTCGAGGCGCACACCGACGCCCGCTGGGTGGTCCTGTATGTGCGGCGGTGGCTGGCCGCCGAACTGCAGTTGCCCGACGGGTCCTTGCTGGCCAGAGACCGGGGAACCCCACAGGGGTCATCGGTCTCGCCCGTCCTCGCCAACCTGTTCATGCACTACGCGTTCGACACCTGGCTGGTCCGGGAGTTCCCCGGAGTCGCCTTCGAACGCTATGCGGATGATGCGGTGGTGCACTGCTCGACCGCGTCCCAGGCTCGAAAGGTCCTGGCCGCACTGCATGAGCGGATGGCCGAGGTCGGGCTGGAGTTGCACCCGGACAAGACGAAGATCGTGTACTGCAAGGACAGCAACCGGCGCGGCTCGTTCGAGCAGGTGTCGTTCACGTTCCTGGGGTACACCTTCCGGCCGAGGTCGGCTCAGCGGAAGGACGGCGTGGTGTTCACTGCCTTCCTTCCCGCGGTCAGCAGGGACGCCCTGAAGAAGATGAGCGCGACGGTGCGGTCTTGGCGACTGCACCGCCGCATCAACAGCACGGAGGCGGACCTCGCACGGATGATCAATCCGATCGTGCGGGGCTGGATGTCCTACTACGGGGCCTTCTACCACACCGAGCTGACGCCCGTGCTCGACCGCATCAACACCTATCTGTTGCGGTGGATCATGAAGAAGTACAGGAGATCGGGGACCTTGCGAAAGGCCCGTGGGGCGATGGCGCAAGCCGCAGCCCGGAGACCTCGGTACTTCGCGCACTGGATCTGGGTGAAACCGGCCGTCAAGTGA
- a CDS encoding recombinase family protein — protein MVNPFVPPIDLSHLPNYRQTDVRPRRAVFLGRVSTKDRQLPASSIPRQVVLAAERLDPGEEFIAHFWDVESGMLPTHLRGLGPQEMYDGLGVPTPRDGGLQDLVDRAEQMGVTHVLAERSDRVARAMLTSLTVEHELERLGAEVIYANEPTGGTESGRLRTRRYGQAEAEIYRATMIEMSMGGQYQHAINGWNHGYPPYPYVAVVDEDAPVRGQGRFGEMRPKKKLVPHPDERRFDAARELCRLRREEHLKGTDIVAILKAEPDRYPIEGEWTYNRVEGLAANPKLTGYQVYNRRASRTGRDGASKLNPISQWVWSPKAVHKPVVSLEEWIQAQEVTAGLRAGVEGGPLLRIRTAASRLGLTFTAVSSNATHTLYRIGKRQIALPNPVPDTLVQQVIEDMGSVE, from the coding sequence ATGGTCAACCCGTTCGTCCCGCCCATCGACCTCAGCCACCTGCCGAACTACCGGCAGACCGACGTGCGTCCCCGCCGCGCGGTGTTTCTCGGCCGTGTCTCCACCAAGGACCGGCAGCTTCCCGCCTCCTCCATCCCGCGGCAGGTCGTCCTCGCCGCCGAACGCCTCGACCCGGGTGAAGAGTTCATCGCGCACTTCTGGGATGTCGAGTCCGGCATGTTGCCAACGCACTTGAGGGGCCTGGGACCACAGGAAATGTACGACGGGCTCGGCGTGCCGACGCCCCGGGACGGCGGCCTCCAGGACCTCGTGGACCGCGCCGAGCAGATGGGCGTCACGCACGTCCTGGCCGAGCGCTCCGACCGCGTGGCACGCGCCATGCTGACCAGCCTCACCGTGGAGCACGAACTGGAGCGCCTCGGGGCAGAGGTGATCTACGCCAACGAACCGACGGGCGGCACCGAGTCCGGCCGGCTGCGCACCCGCAGGTACGGGCAGGCCGAGGCGGAGATCTACCGGGCGACAATGATCGAGATGTCGATGGGCGGCCAGTACCAGCACGCGATCAACGGCTGGAACCACGGCTACCCGCCCTACCCCTATGTTGCGGTGGTCGACGAAGACGCCCCTGTGCGGGGGCAGGGCCGGTTCGGTGAGATGCGGCCGAAGAAGAAGCTCGTCCCGCACCCCGACGAGCGCCGGTTCGACGCCGCCCGGGAGCTGTGCCGCCTCCGGCGCGAGGAACACCTGAAGGGCACGGACATCGTCGCGATCCTCAAAGCAGAGCCCGACCGGTACCCGATCGAGGGCGAGTGGACCTACAACAGGGTCGAGGGTCTGGCCGCGAACCCGAAGCTGACCGGATATCAGGTGTACAACCGGCGGGCGAGCCGCACCGGCCGCGACGGCGCCTCCAAACTCAACCCCATTTCCCAGTGGGTGTGGTCGCCGAAGGCCGTGCACAAGCCGGTGGTGAGCCTGGAGGAGTGGATACAGGCCCAGGAGGTTACCGCGGGACTGCGCGCGGGCGTCGAAGGCGGACCGCTGCTGCGGATCCGTACCGCGGCCTCCCGGCTCGGGCTCACCTTCACCGCGGTCAGCAGCAACGCCACGCACACGCTGTACCGGATCGGGAAGCGGCAGATCGCCCTGCCCAACCCGGTGCCGGACACGCTCGTCCAGCAGGTCATCGAGGACATGGGGAGCGTGGAGTGA
- a CDS encoding MFS transporter — protein sequence MLSSLRFALFSQRRFRLLASARFVSVLGSSFGPIAVSFGVLQLHGGSPGALSLVLACQALPQLVFVLWGGVLGDRVRSRFRLVAWTESAAAVIWLALAVLFAVDGPIVWIAVLAAAGGVTRALFNPALEGVVVDVVENKADRQEANALLKVAVNTAKLLGMILAGVVVSLVGPAVALALDAGSFAACALLFTVLGRSTPDRPVRYKTSAFADLQDGWREFTRHEWLWVTTGQLTVVMAVVNSVAGLLGPMMAVQYLGGAWAWSLVVVAQVVGQIGGAGWAARLRPARPMLLATVCTAGAALPALLLAMRAPLPVVLAGALAYGVLFDVTMVMWRTCLQQEVPDDAISRVSSIDLLGCLAIAPIGLAVVGPLAAVFGPGHVALASAVLVVAAVGCALLSRDIRTLPGGGTPRGTTAQAAATPA from the coding sequence GTGCTCTCAAGTCTCAGGTTCGCACTCTTTTCTCAGCGACGTTTCCGGCTCCTGGCCTCAGCCCGATTTGTGTCGGTGCTGGGGAGTTCTTTTGGGCCGATCGCGGTCTCGTTCGGTGTCCTGCAGTTGCACGGGGGTTCGCCGGGCGCCTTGTCGCTGGTGTTGGCGTGCCAGGCCCTGCCGCAGCTGGTGTTCGTCCTGTGGGGCGGGGTCCTCGGTGACCGGGTCCGGTCCCGGTTCCGGCTGGTGGCGTGGACCGAGTCGGCGGCGGCGGTGATCTGGCTAGCCCTCGCGGTGCTGTTCGCCGTCGACGGGCCGATCGTGTGGATCGCCGTGCTGGCTGCGGCGGGCGGCGTGACGCGGGCCTTGTTCAATCCGGCGCTGGAAGGCGTGGTCGTCGATGTTGTCGAGAACAAGGCGGACCGGCAGGAGGCCAACGCGCTGCTGAAGGTCGCGGTGAACACCGCGAAGTTGCTGGGCATGATCCTGGCCGGTGTCGTGGTGAGCCTGGTGGGTCCGGCGGTGGCGCTGGCCCTGGACGCCGGTTCATTCGCCGCGTGCGCACTGCTGTTCACCGTCCTGGGCCGCAGCACGCCGGACCGGCCGGTGCGATACAAGACGTCGGCCTTCGCGGATCTGCAGGACGGGTGGCGGGAGTTCACCCGACATGAGTGGTTGTGGGTGACCACGGGTCAGTTGACCGTGGTGATGGCGGTGGTCAACTCGGTTGCCGGGCTGCTGGGTCCGATGATGGCCGTGCAGTACCTGGGCGGGGCGTGGGCATGGTCTCTGGTAGTGGTGGCGCAGGTTGTCGGGCAGATCGGCGGTGCCGGGTGGGCGGCGCGATTGCGTCCGGCGCGGCCGATGCTTTTGGCGACGGTGTGCACCGCCGGGGCGGCGCTGCCCGCGCTGCTGCTCGCCATGCGCGCTCCGCTGCCGGTGGTGCTGGCCGGGGCGCTCGCGTACGGCGTGCTGTTTGACGTGACGATGGTGATGTGGCGGACCTGCCTGCAGCAGGAGGTCCCCGACGATGCGATCTCCCGGGTCAGCTCCATCGACCTGCTGGGGTGCCTGGCCATCGCTCCCATCGGCCTGGCGGTCGTCGGCCCACTGGCCGCGGTCTTCGGGCCCGGCCATGTCGCGCTCGCTTCGGCGGTGCTGGTGGTCGCGGCGGTCGGGTGTGCGTTGCTGTCGCGCGATATCCGCACCCTGCCCGGCGGCGGGACGCCGCGCGGCACCACAGCGCAGGCGGCCGCAACCCCGGCCTGA
- a CDS encoding DHH family phosphoesterase: protein MSMLHTVDDRSLTDEGTDLFELLCRRRGWSDQYLKEIESAEHDELLDLAEMVEALHDARATRKKITIAPDFDMDGISSGVLGYAGLSELGFDVELHLPDYRRGHELTPEDIAEIHASWPDTRVLLTCDGGVNSRRGIAAARALGWTTLVTDHHEELAPGSTADITVDPCRIDETYAHTGICGAHVLYQVIEAYTRVHQPEKLWKIRLLRLFAGLGTVSDVMPLLYENRQLVRDAISIARLLRVAAPKTIPNPWGGFDADPDAIDIEQSILMQLLRTEPHHPVFLRAFEGFAIVLKAFAQIGKIRDVDDLDEGFFGFYLAPAMNSPRRTGAPLEPCFAVFTAAGADVKLKAAHQVIENNELRKQLVIGHIEEIATGDQPLAPWVYFSDAYPGMYGLLANRMMESNGHPVVVINRPVGPGDSVSGSGRAPGWFDIITSLEPHDGLSAIGHQQACGVRVAKAEKLGDLVTVLREATQAAQLAVSTDGPNGDLVLGPDADCDAGLEDLQPLFELVRRTEGLKPFGHGFTAPVVEIAIEPLGLRVDRIGSESQHLRLVTRSGLSCLWWNIAEEKFDMLQGFVQRASRTALGTLRFTATLQLNTFRGDTRVQAVINEQITTAA from the coding sequence ATGTCCATGCTCCACACCGTCGATGACCGTTCGCTCACCGACGAGGGCACTGACCTCTTCGAGCTGCTGTGCCGGCGCAGGGGGTGGTCGGATCAGTACCTGAAGGAGATCGAGTCCGCCGAGCACGACGAGCTCCTGGACCTGGCCGAGATGGTCGAGGCCCTTCATGACGCCCGGGCCACGCGCAAGAAGATCACCATTGCTCCCGACTTCGACATGGACGGCATCTCCTCCGGTGTCCTCGGCTACGCCGGCCTGTCCGAGCTCGGCTTCGACGTCGAGCTGCACCTGCCCGACTACCGCCGCGGCCACGAACTCACGCCCGAGGACATCGCCGAGATCCACGCGAGCTGGCCCGACACCCGGGTACTGCTTACCTGCGACGGGGGAGTGAACTCCCGCCGCGGTATCGCCGCCGCGCGCGCCCTGGGCTGGACGACACTGGTGACCGATCACCACGAGGAGCTCGCGCCGGGCTCGACTGCGGACATCACCGTCGACCCGTGCCGGATCGACGAGACTTACGCCCACACCGGGATCTGCGGTGCCCACGTGCTCTACCAGGTGATCGAGGCCTACACCCGCGTGCACCAGCCCGAGAAGCTCTGGAAGATCCGCCTGCTGCGCCTGTTCGCCGGCCTGGGCACCGTCTCCGATGTCATGCCCCTGCTGTACGAGAACCGTCAGCTGGTGCGCGACGCCATCTCGATCGCCCGCCTGCTGCGCGTCGCCGCGCCGAAGACGATCCCCAATCCTTGGGGTGGGTTCGACGCTGACCCCGATGCCATCGACATCGAGCAGTCGATCCTGATGCAGCTGCTGCGCACCGAGCCGCACCACCCGGTCTTCCTCCGGGCCTTTGAGGGCTTCGCGATCGTGCTCAAGGCCTTCGCGCAGATCGGCAAGATCCGAGACGTCGACGACCTCGACGAGGGCTTCTTCGGCTTCTACCTCGCCCCGGCGATGAACAGCCCGCGGCGTACGGGGGCCCCGCTTGAGCCGTGCTTCGCGGTGTTCACGGCCGCCGGCGCTGACGTCAAGCTCAAGGCCGCCCACCAGGTGATCGAGAACAACGAGCTGCGCAAGCAGCTGGTCATCGGACACATCGAAGAAATCGCCACGGGGGACCAGCCGTTGGCCCCGTGGGTGTACTTCTCGGACGCCTACCCGGGCATGTACGGGCTGCTGGCCAACCGGATGATGGAGAGCAACGGGCACCCGGTCGTCGTCATCAACCGTCCCGTCGGCCCCGGCGATTCCGTCAGCGGCTCCGGTCGCGCGCCGGGCTGGTTCGACATCATCACCAGCCTGGAACCACACGACGGACTCAGCGCCATCGGGCACCAGCAGGCCTGCGGTGTCCGCGTCGCGAAAGCCGAGAAGCTGGGCGACCTCGTCACCGTGCTGCGGGAAGCCACCCAGGCCGCCCAGCTCGCCGTCAGTACCGATGGCCCGAACGGCGACCTCGTGCTCGGCCCGGACGCCGACTGTGACGCCGGCCTCGAAGACCTGCAGCCGTTGTTCGAGCTGGTGCGCCGGACCGAGGGGCTCAAGCCCTTCGGGCACGGCTTCACCGCACCGGTCGTCGAGATCGCTATCGAGCCTCTGGGCCTGCGTGTGGACCGGATCGGATCCGAATCGCAGCACCTGCGTCTGGTCACCCGGTCCGGCCTGTCCTGCCTGTGGTGGAACATCGCCGAGGAGAAGTTCGACATGCTTCAGGGCTTCGTGCAGCGCGCCAGCCGCACCGCGCTCGGGACGCTGCGCTTCACGGCGACGCTGCAGCTGAACACCTTCCGCGGTGACACCCGCGTCCAGGCCGTCATCAACGAGCAGATCACCACGGCTGCTTGA
- a CDS encoding histone-like nucleoid-structuring protein Lsr2, translating to MAIRSIVESDLSGKPDAATVTFGLGDTWYEVDLTAEEQKDLEKALKSYLKAGRKAGQSAPKKRVVPETTAEEREQIRDWAKKKGLEFAERGRIPKNVMKAYDEAHGIDRSK from the coding sequence ATGGCCATTCGAAGCATTGTCGAGTCAGATCTCAGCGGTAAGCCGGATGCGGCTACCGTGACCTTCGGCTTGGGTGATACCTGGTACGAAGTCGACCTCACCGCCGAGGAGCAGAAGGACCTTGAGAAGGCGCTGAAGTCGTATCTGAAGGCCGGCCGGAAAGCCGGACAGTCGGCACCCAAGAAGCGAGTCGTGCCCGAGACGACTGCCGAGGAGCGCGAGCAGATCCGCGACTGGGCCAAGAAGAAGGGCCTCGAGTTCGCGGAACGGGGACGCATCCCGAAGAACGTCATGAAGGCCTATGACGAGGCACACGGCATCGATCGGAGCAAGTAG
- a CDS encoding SLOG family protein, with protein sequence MWQADSEAVAEVMCSGENGEVVTVHVFRSGDGMCTIRVELHREIDLAVIEPGCQSVGMSQRQAAMSVPDIVPTDLGPRAGHTAESQGEKDRMIAEMIPESFSHVVLGTGSRSWNDEKSMRETFNDAWRDWGPENVTRPVLFSGHCPEGADAMAERLWRAAGFEIRTFPAAWSAHGKRAGFQRNQEMVDAAEVFREAGAQVLCTAFLDLCRKSGCPQRDQEQLMPHTPGHFSHGTIHCRARARAAGIEAATVLHPSLPPF encoded by the coding sequence TTGTGGCAAGCGGACAGCGAAGCCGTCGCCGAGGTGATGTGCTCCGGCGAGAACGGCGAGGTCGTCACCGTGCACGTCTTCCGCAGCGGTGACGGGATGTGCACCATCCGCGTCGAGCTCCACCGGGAAATAGACCTGGCCGTCATCGAGCCCGGGTGCCAGTCGGTCGGCATGAGTCAGCGACAGGCCGCCATGTCTGTCCCGGACATCGTGCCCACAGATCTCGGACCCAGAGCTGGACACACCGCCGAGTCACAAGGAGAGAAGGACCGAATGATTGCTGAAATGATTCCAGAATCGTTCTCGCATGTCGTCCTCGGCACCGGCTCCCGCAGCTGGAACGACGAGAAGAGCATGCGGGAGACGTTCAACGACGCCTGGCGCGACTGGGGTCCCGAGAACGTCACTCGGCCGGTGCTCTTCTCCGGGCACTGCCCCGAAGGTGCCGACGCCATGGCCGAGCGCCTGTGGCGGGCCGCCGGCTTCGAGATCCGCACCTTCCCCGCCGCCTGGTCGGCTCATGGGAAGCGGGCCGGCTTCCAGCGCAACCAGGAGATGGTCGACGCCGCCGAGGTCTTCCGCGAAGCCGGGGCTCAGGTACTGTGCACGGCCTTCCTCGACCTCTGCCGGAAGTCCGGATGCCCGCAGCGAGACCAGGAGCAGCTCATGCCGCATACGCCGGGGCACTTCTCGCACGGCACGATCCACTGCAGAGCTCGCGCGCGAGCTGCGGGGATCGAGGCGGCCACCGTGCTCCATCCGTCGTTGCCGCCGTTCTGA
- a CDS encoding ParM/StbA family protein — MSTSTTGIITLTGGIDVGNGYVKGVIQNTKLGSFDEIDLPSAVVSSSRTLPKMPLPDSDAASVLAGDFYNQIDCSLTTPLVAASDRRIFGRAALSVRGSKFTEFEVLGKHSKADQELSKVLVLGVFAAKALRDYVLEHGSLPDHELRVQVRAGLALPISEFVARRHAYAAEFIGLLGSSDSAVHLVTIKNFSTPVSVRLQFVDVQVMAEGASAQFAITDKGEPLAQALLDDLRTRDASLVEGVSASDLVAVQHTIGVDVGEGTVNFPVFTDGRFNPEAAATLDEGYGTALMNAMERMSESDATLQFSSRKQLADFLHAEPSVLVRNRHQRAAGFVEDEAGYLVDEIVSSFGDVLSQAGATTEVVYVYGGGSGPIKHLLHPALLKAAGDVPVLYLDSSYSRHLNREGLYIAARHVEQQSLAAKPAGKRGKDVA; from the coding sequence ATGAGCACAAGCACCACTGGCATCATCACTCTCACCGGCGGAATCGACGTCGGCAACGGCTATGTCAAGGGCGTCATCCAGAATACGAAGCTAGGCAGTTTCGACGAGATCGATCTGCCCAGCGCGGTGGTCTCGTCTTCCCGTACCTTGCCGAAGATGCCGCTCCCCGACTCGGATGCGGCCTCCGTACTGGCCGGCGACTTCTACAACCAGATCGACTGCTCGCTCACCACTCCCCTGGTGGCGGCGTCGGACCGCCGGATTTTCGGCCGGGCGGCGCTGAGTGTGCGCGGCTCGAAGTTCACCGAGTTCGAGGTACTGGGCAAGCACTCCAAGGCTGATCAGGAGCTGAGCAAGGTCTTGGTTTTGGGCGTCTTCGCCGCGAAGGCCCTGCGCGACTACGTCCTCGAGCACGGCTCGCTGCCCGATCACGAGCTGCGCGTGCAGGTGCGTGCCGGTCTGGCGCTGCCGATCTCCGAGTTCGTCGCGCGCCGTCACGCCTACGCCGCCGAGTTCATCGGTCTGCTGGGCAGCTCCGATTCCGCGGTGCATCTGGTGACGATTAAGAACTTCAGCACCCCGGTCTCGGTGCGTCTGCAGTTCGTCGACGTCCAGGTGATGGCCGAGGGTGCCTCCGCGCAGTTCGCCATCACCGACAAGGGTGAGCCGCTCGCCCAGGCGCTGCTGGACGATCTGCGCACTCGTGACGCGTCCTTGGTGGAGGGTGTCTCGGCGTCTGACCTGGTGGCGGTGCAGCACACCATCGGCGTCGACGTCGGCGAGGGCACCGTGAACTTTCCGGTGTTCACCGACGGGAGGTTCAACCCTGAGGCGGCTGCCACGCTCGACGAGGGCTACGGCACTGCGCTGATGAACGCCATGGAGCGCATGAGCGAGTCGGACGCCACGCTGCAGTTCTCCTCCCGCAAGCAGCTGGCGGACTTCCTCCACGCAGAGCCGTCCGTGCTGGTGAGGAACCGTCACCAACGTGCCGCCGGCTTCGTCGAGGACGAGGCCGGCTACCTGGTCGACGAGATCGTCTCCTCCTTCGGTGACGTCCTCTCTCAAGCCGGCGCAACGACCGAGGTCGTCTACGTCTACGGCGGTGGCTCGGGACCGATCAAGCATCTGCTGCACCCGGCGCTGCTGAAGGCCGCAGGCGACGTGCCCGTGCTCTACCTCGACTCGAGCTACTCGCGGCACCTGAACCGCGAGGGCCTGTACATCGCGGCGCGCCACGTCGAGCAGCAGTCCCTTGCCGCGAAGCCCGCGGGCAAGCGCGGCAAGGACGTGGCCTGA